A window of the Tunturibacter empetritectus genome harbors these coding sequences:
- the guaB gene encoding IMP dehydrogenase yields the protein MISSPVPEALTFDDVLLVPAYSDVVPTQVSTQTQLTRNITLSTPLMSAAMDTVTEARLAIAMAQQGGLGVVHRNLTIEQQAGEIDKVKRSESGMIVDPVTITPEQTIADALEVMRRYKISGVPVTKNKKLVGILTNRDLRFVSRTDLSIDSVMTKANLITVPVGTTLEQAEQILHQHRVEKLLVVNDNYELKGLITVKDIQKKLKYPNASKDSQGRLRVAGAIGAIGDFMERAAALVAARVDALAIDSAHGHQTRVLEAVRAVKKAFPNVDLLAGNIATYEGAMALMDAGADAIKVGIGPGSICTTRMVTGAGMPQITAISEAFRAAQPRGIPIIADGGIKYSGDVTKAIAAGASVVMMGSLFAGVDESPGETILYQGRSFKAYRGMGSLSAMAQGSGERYFQGKSDMEDAASTERPSLTARENGGSNRLAKFVPEGIEGRVPHRGPLEGMVYQLVGGLRSGMGYLGCGTIAELQANARFIRISNAGLRESHVHDVIITREAPNYHVE from the coding sequence ATGATTAGCTCCCCCGTACCCGAAGCCCTTACGTTTGATGACGTTCTTCTTGTGCCTGCCTATAGCGACGTTGTTCCAACTCAGGTGAGCACCCAGACGCAGCTGACCCGCAATATCACGCTGAGCACGCCGCTGATGTCGGCTGCGATGGATACGGTGACGGAGGCGCGGCTGGCGATTGCGATGGCGCAACAGGGTGGGCTGGGAGTGGTGCATCGCAACCTGACGATCGAGCAGCAGGCGGGGGAGATCGACAAGGTGAAACGGTCGGAGAGCGGGATGATCGTGGATCCGGTGACGATTACGCCGGAGCAGACGATCGCCGATGCGCTGGAGGTGATGCGGCGGTACAAGATCTCGGGCGTGCCGGTGACGAAGAACAAGAAGCTGGTGGGAATTTTGACCAATCGCGACCTGCGGTTTGTTTCGCGGACGGATCTGTCGATCGATTCGGTGATGACGAAGGCGAATCTGATCACGGTGCCGGTGGGAACGACGCTGGAGCAGGCGGAGCAGATTCTGCATCAGCATCGCGTGGAGAAGCTGCTGGTGGTCAATGACAACTATGAGCTGAAGGGTCTGATTACGGTCAAGGATATTCAAAAGAAGTTGAAGTATCCGAATGCTTCGAAGGATTCCCAGGGGCGGCTGCGGGTGGCGGGTGCGATTGGGGCAATTGGGGATTTTATGGAGCGCGCGGCTGCACTGGTGGCAGCGAGGGTGGATGCGCTGGCTATCGATTCGGCGCATGGGCATCAGACGCGAGTTTTGGAGGCGGTGCGGGCGGTGAAGAAGGCGTTTCCTAACGTTGACTTGCTGGCTGGGAATATTGCGACCTACGAAGGTGCGATGGCGTTGATGGATGCAGGTGCGGACGCGATCAAGGTGGGGATCGGGCCGGGCTCGATCTGCACGACGCGGATGGTGACGGGCGCGGGGATGCCGCAGATTACGGCTATCTCGGAGGCGTTTCGCGCGGCGCAGCCTCGGGGGATTCCGATTATTGCGGATGGCGGAATCAAGTACTCGGGCGATGTGACCAAGGCGATTGCGGCTGGGGCAAGCGTGGTGATGATGGGGTCGCTGTTTGCGGGAGTAGATGAGAGTCCCGGGGAGACGATTCTCTATCAGGGGCGCTCGTTCAAGGCGTATCGCGGCATGGGTTCGCTGTCGGCGATGGCGCAGGGATCGGGTGAGAGGTACTTCCAGGGCAAGAGCGATATGGAAGATGCTGCGAGTACGGAGAGGCCGTCGCTGACGGCTCGGGAGAACGGCGGCTCGAACCGGCTGGCGAAGTTTGTGCCGGAGGGGATTGAGGGCCGAGTGCCGCATCGTGGGCCGCTTGAGGGTATGGTGTATCAACTGGTCGGCGGTCTGCGGTCGGGGATGGGGTATCTCGGATGCGGGACGATCGCGGAGCTGCAGGCGAATGCCCGGTTTATTCGGATTTCGAACGCCGGGCTGCGAGAGAGTCACGTTCATGACGTGATCATCACGCGTGAGGCGCCTAACTATCACGTGGAGTAG
- a CDS encoding DUF2277 domain-containing protein, translated as MCRNIKTLFNFDPPVTEGEIRDASLQFVRKISGFTKPSKANEDAFQSAVEEISLISGRLLASLETNAPPKDREEEAAKKKARSAERFAV; from the coding sequence ATGTGCAGGAATATCAAAACACTGTTCAACTTTGATCCTCCCGTCACGGAGGGAGAGATTCGAGATGCATCGCTTCAGTTTGTGAGGAAGATCAGCGGTTTTACAAAGCCATCGAAGGCGAACGAAGATGCTTTTCAGTCTGCGGTGGAGGAGATATCACTAATCTCTGGGCGTCTGCTGGCGTCGCTTGAGACTAATGCGCCACCTAAGGATCGAGAGGAAGAGGCTGCGAAGAAGAAGGCTCGGAGTGCGGAGAGATTTGCTGTTTGA
- a CDS encoding DHH family phosphoesterase, with protein sequence MTPQAFLLEPRPHATQIDDLLAAFRSHPSFLLTSHTRPDGDAIGSVLALAEVLDQLGCQADVVFADPIPSSYSTLPNISRIHHTPSANDVDPTGTTPAILLECDGIIRTGLLGLEGRTLINIDHHASGRPFASVNWIDEHACAVAAMVYHIAVAANVEITPSMATCLYAGILSDTGTFTYSSTTADTFAMVHHLAACGANPSRIARDIYLSNPASKIRLLGIALSNLQCDDDLAWTWVTSEDMDRIGAIAEDCEGVVNYLISIAGVESAVFLREVANADQFRLSIRSKGETDVARIAERFGGGGHRNASGCTLDGPLPVALERILTQLRTGL encoded by the coding sequence ATGACCCCCCAAGCCTTTCTCCTCGAGCCTAGGCCTCACGCAACCCAGATAGACGATCTATTGGCGGCCTTCCGGTCCCATCCCAGCTTTCTCCTCACCTCGCACACCCGCCCCGACGGCGACGCCATCGGCTCCGTCCTCGCCCTCGCCGAAGTGCTCGACCAGCTCGGCTGCCAGGCCGACGTCGTCTTCGCCGACCCCATCCCCTCCTCCTACAGCACCCTACCCAATATCAGCCGCATCCACCACACGCCCTCCGCCAACGACGTAGACCCCACCGGCACTACCCCCGCCATCCTCCTTGAATGCGACGGCATCATCCGCACCGGCCTCCTCGGCCTGGAGGGCCGCACCCTTATCAACATTGATCACCACGCCAGCGGCCGGCCCTTCGCCTCGGTCAATTGGATCGACGAGCACGCCTGTGCCGTCGCCGCCATGGTCTACCACATCGCCGTAGCCGCGAACGTCGAGATCACACCCTCCATGGCCACTTGCCTCTACGCCGGCATCCTCTCCGACACCGGCACCTTTACCTACTCCAGCACTACCGCCGACACCTTCGCCATGGTCCACCATCTCGCAGCCTGCGGAGCCAATCCCAGCCGCATAGCCCGCGACATCTACCTATCCAACCCGGCCAGCAAAATCCGCCTGCTCGGCATCGCTCTCTCCAACCTCCAATGCGACGACGACCTAGCCTGGACCTGGGTCACCAGCGAAGATATGGATCGCATCGGCGCCATCGCTGAGGACTGCGAAGGAGTCGTCAACTACCTCATCAGCATCGCCGGCGTCGAGTCAGCAGTCTTTCTCCGCGAGGTCGCTAACGCCGACCAGTTTCGCCTCAGCATCCGCAGCAAAGGCGAGACCGACGTGGCCCGAATCGCCGAACGCTTCGGCGGCGGCGGCCATCGCAACGCCAGCGGGTGCACCCTCGATGGCCCCCTCCCGGTCGCTCTCGAGCGCATCCTCACCCAGCTACGGACAGGACTCTGA
- a CDS encoding cytochrome c3 family protein, whose protein sequence is MFVSLLSGWAGAGTVKAEFVGSESCKTCHAAAYNGWKQTRMANVVRDPKVHPEAVLADFSHADPLVTFGIDDVAFVYGSRWKQRYFTKRGDDYYPEPAQWDVKKGRWLPYHAETGTDWWLSFYGPSNFDRPTGPTCDGCHSVNYNVETKQVTEWNVGCEKCHGPGSLHVAHPTKQNIVNPETLDYVRGNDTCIQCHSQGRPIANPIAGKYFDWPVGFVPGERLADFWTLEELKPGVTNFFQYADLTAHKNRMQGNDFVQSNMYHRQIRCFDCHQVHSNENESDLIARGNAVCLTCHTKDNPAGLKGTVSEHTHHAAGSKGSECVACHMPKIEQTIKDNYVSAHTFRFISPVETEQSGIPNPCTSCHTDRSIAWATKELRGWKSASPWRVAN, encoded by the coding sequence GTGTTCGTAAGTTTGCTCTCAGGTTGGGCTGGGGCGGGTACGGTCAAGGCCGAGTTTGTCGGCTCGGAGAGTTGCAAGACGTGTCATGCTGCGGCGTACAACGGGTGGAAGCAGACGCGCATGGCGAATGTGGTGCGTGATCCGAAGGTGCATCCGGAGGCGGTGCTTGCGGATTTCAGCCATGCCGATCCGTTGGTCACGTTTGGGATCGATGACGTGGCGTTTGTGTATGGGAGCCGATGGAAGCAGAGGTACTTTACCAAGCGTGGCGATGACTACTACCCGGAGCCGGCGCAGTGGGATGTGAAGAAGGGCCGGTGGCTGCCGTACCACGCGGAGACGGGCACGGACTGGTGGCTTTCGTTCTATGGGCCGAGTAACTTCGATCGTCCTACTGGGCCTACGTGTGATGGCTGCCACTCGGTGAACTACAACGTGGAGACCAAGCAGGTGACGGAGTGGAATGTGGGTTGCGAAAAGTGCCATGGGCCGGGGAGTCTGCATGTGGCGCACCCGACGAAGCAGAACATCGTTAATCCGGAGACGCTTGACTATGTGCGGGGCAATGACACGTGCATTCAGTGTCACAGCCAAGGTCGACCGATTGCGAATCCGATTGCAGGGAAGTACTTCGACTGGCCGGTGGGTTTTGTGCCGGGGGAGCGGCTGGCGGATTTCTGGACGCTGGAGGAGTTGAAGCCGGGAGTGACGAATTTCTTTCAGTATGCGGACCTGACGGCGCACAAGAACAGGATGCAGGGGAATGATTTTGTGCAAAGCAATATGTATCACCGGCAGATCAGATGCTTTGACTGCCATCAGGTTCACAGTAACGAGAACGAATCGGACCTGATTGCGAGGGGGAACGCGGTTTGCCTGACGTGCCATACGAAGGATAATCCGGCGGGGCTGAAGGGGACGGTGAGCGAGCATACGCATCATGCGGCGGGGAGCAAGGGGAGTGAGTGCGTGGCGTGTCATATGCCGAAGATCGAGCAGACGATCAAGGACAACTATGTGAGTGCGCATACGTTCCGGTTTATTTCGCCGGTTGAGACGGAGCAGTCGGGGATTCCGAATCCTTGTACTTCGTGCCATACCGACAGATCGATTGCGTGGGCTACGAAGGAGTTGAGGGGGTGGAAGAGTGCTTCGCCTTGGCGGGTGGCGAACTAG
- a CDS encoding ArnT family glycosyltransferase produces the protein MADIQHPAVTGARNGSAIVMWLQQYLKPPSIATIREFVILFVVTIFLLLYGLVPVFGGDQLGLVGADEPRYAQIAREMLTAHSQACHEVDAKMVPRSPRPEDIRNSFHCIAGGTVTPILYGKPWLEKPALYYWRAMSFFKEFGVSDWTARLPSSSGALALVVLIFLHMRRFRPGGHLDAALITVSCVAIVSFARGASTDMQLAAPFCIGMLGWYAWYETGKKFWLFDLYFFGAAATLAKGPVAPFLALAIILLFAGLRREWSLLRRTIWIPGVILYLVMVLPWYIAVQKRNPTFYRLFFLEHNLERFATNRYQHHQPFWYYLAVLLIGLMPWTVIAIRALADSIEVSIAEWKVRHNPQRYLGHTRAGDAFPEFLVLWALFPIVFFSFSGSKLPGYILPSIPPLTILTADYLNRSRRQGLPQWLIWAHAATCGLLVFVLALAPQHMKYETFVPSAQWLLIAGAAALAFGAVVFLTIRRWGIPQVCYVTLLPVLATLVFLLGFYGKELDMNYSARPLAREIQLQAPEVKLVATDIKRDMDYGLAFYRDQPMIHYSADGVPDAEHILVIRSSDAGDLDRWLAGRVYKPLFLYESQGIEVYRVYARPPVSPDIVPPNQPENHPHHPPKTRRHITG, from the coding sequence ATGGCAGATATTCAACATCCCGCCGTCACCGGCGCACGGAATGGCAGCGCAATCGTGATGTGGCTCCAGCAGTATCTAAAGCCGCCTTCCATCGCAACCATCCGCGAGTTTGTCATCCTCTTTGTAGTCACGATCTTTCTTCTGCTCTATGGGCTGGTCCCGGTCTTCGGCGGAGACCAGCTCGGTCTCGTCGGCGCAGATGAGCCACGGTACGCCCAAATCGCCCGCGAGATGCTCACCGCACACTCCCAAGCCTGTCACGAGGTCGACGCCAAGATGGTTCCGCGCAGCCCGCGTCCGGAAGACATCCGCAACTCCTTCCACTGCATCGCCGGAGGCACCGTCACCCCCATCCTCTACGGCAAGCCCTGGCTGGAAAAGCCCGCCCTCTACTACTGGCGCGCCATGAGCTTCTTCAAAGAGTTCGGCGTCTCCGACTGGACCGCCCGCCTCCCATCCTCCTCGGGAGCACTTGCTCTGGTCGTGCTCATCTTTCTCCACATGCGACGCTTCCGCCCAGGCGGCCACCTCGACGCAGCCTTGATCACCGTCTCCTGCGTCGCCATCGTCAGCTTCGCCCGCGGCGCCTCCACCGACATGCAGCTCGCGGCTCCCTTCTGCATCGGAATGCTCGGCTGGTACGCCTGGTATGAGACTGGCAAAAAATTCTGGCTCTTCGATCTCTACTTCTTCGGCGCAGCTGCCACCTTGGCAAAAGGCCCCGTAGCTCCCTTCCTCGCGCTGGCCATCATCCTCCTCTTCGCTGGCCTCCGTCGCGAGTGGTCTCTTCTTCGCCGCACCATCTGGATTCCCGGAGTCATCCTCTATCTGGTCATGGTGCTGCCTTGGTACATTGCGGTTCAAAAGCGCAACCCAACCTTCTACCGCCTCTTCTTTCTTGAACACAATCTCGAACGCTTCGCCACCAACCGCTACCAGCACCACCAGCCCTTCTGGTATTACCTAGCAGTCCTCCTCATCGGCCTCATGCCATGGACCGTCATCGCCATCCGCGCCCTGGCCGACTCCATCGAAGTCTCCATCGCCGAGTGGAAGGTACGTCACAACCCCCAGCGCTACCTCGGCCACACCCGCGCCGGCGACGCCTTCCCCGAGTTCCTGGTCCTCTGGGCACTCTTCCCCATCGTCTTCTTCTCCTTCTCCGGCTCCAAACTTCCCGGCTACATCCTTCCCTCCATTCCTCCACTGACCATCCTCACCGCCGACTATCTCAACCGCAGCCGCCGCCAGGGCCTCCCGCAATGGCTCATCTGGGCCCACGCCGCCACCTGCGGCCTTCTCGTGTTTGTCCTGGCTCTCGCCCCTCAGCACATGAAGTACGAGACGTTCGTACCCTCCGCGCAGTGGCTGCTGATCGCAGGCGCCGCCGCTCTCGCCTTCGGAGCGGTAGTCTTCCTCACCATCCGTCGTTGGGGAATTCCGCAGGTCTGCTACGTAACCCTGCTTCCAGTCCTCGCAACCCTCGTCTTTCTCCTAGGCTTCTACGGCAAAGAGCTCGACATGAACTATTCTGCCCGCCCCCTCGCCCGCGAGATCCAGCTACAAGCACCCGAGGTGAAGCTGGTAGCTACCGACATCAAGCGCGACATGGACTACGGCCTTGCCTTCTACCGCGACCAGCCTATGATCCACTACAGCGCCGATGGCGTTCCCGATGCGGAGCACATCCTCGTCATCCGCTCCAGCGACGCTGGCGATCTCGACCGCTGGCTCGCCGGGCGCGTCTACAAACCCTTATTCCTCTACGAATCGCAAGGGATCGAAGTCTACCGCGTCTACGCTCGCCCACCGGTCTCCCCTGACATCGTCCCTCCCAACCAGCCGGAGAACCATCCCCACCACCCACCCAAGACCCGGAGACACATCACCGGCTGA
- a CDS encoding GNAT family N-acetyltransferase: MAVATQLEILDLRHFSARQLRPLLETESRVWEQRLRWNYQSSTELLLQYLDSRILPGFVALDRGRICGFTFCVYEGQKAVVGDAFAIANDTAQMLQTTHTLLHQLLQLLQNSPGIQRIESQLLLYDAGSINEVFLTSGFTMYPRLFMECDLSTSTDAPQAPPELNLPATVELLRWSTDHYQAAAELIHECYLGHIDARINDQYCSLHGSLRFLHNIVRFPGCGVFEPNASWVLRDRHNGSIVGMLLCSRVASDVAHITQLCIAPAWRGHGLGRTLLNYCIDHLTRASFAAITLTVTEANQQAVKLYENHSFFTRHRFDAMVLDRTNQTS, encoded by the coding sequence ATGGCCGTCGCGACCCAACTCGAGATACTGGACCTTCGCCACTTTTCGGCGCGCCAGCTTCGTCCTCTGCTCGAAACCGAGTCGCGTGTCTGGGAGCAACGCCTTCGCTGGAACTATCAAAGCTCCACCGAACTCCTCCTCCAGTACCTCGACTCCCGCATCCTGCCCGGCTTCGTCGCACTCGACCGGGGACGAATCTGCGGCTTCACCTTCTGCGTCTACGAAGGCCAGAAAGCAGTTGTCGGTGACGCCTTCGCCATCGCCAACGATACGGCGCAGATGCTTCAAACCACTCACACCCTGCTCCACCAGCTGCTGCAGCTCCTGCAAAACTCTCCCGGCATTCAACGGATCGAGTCCCAGCTCCTGCTCTACGACGCCGGCTCCATCAACGAGGTCTTCCTGACATCCGGCTTCACCATGTATCCCCGCCTCTTCATGGAGTGCGATCTAAGCACATCGACAGACGCCCCCCAAGCTCCCCCCGAACTGAATCTTCCCGCCACCGTTGAGCTGCTGCGCTGGTCCACCGATCACTATCAGGCCGCAGCCGAACTGATCCACGAGTGCTACCTGGGCCACATCGACGCCCGCATCAACGATCAGTACTGCTCCCTCCACGGCTCACTTCGCTTTCTCCACAACATCGTCCGCTTCCCCGGCTGCGGCGTCTTTGAGCCGAACGCCTCCTGGGTTCTTCGCGATCGCCACAACGGCTCCATCGTCGGAATGTTGCTGTGTTCCCGCGTAGCCAGCGACGTCGCCCACATCACCCAGCTCTGCATCGCCCCCGCCTGGCGAGGCCACGGACTTGGACGAACCCTTCTCAACTATTGCATCGATCATCTAACCCGCGCCAGCTTCGCGGCCATCACCCTGACCGTCACTGAAGCCAACCAGCAGGCCGTCAAGCTGTACGAGAACCACAGCTTCTTCACTCGCCATCGCTTCGATGCCATGGTTCTCGACCGGACGAATCAGACATCCTGA
- a CDS encoding M3 family metallopeptidase, protein MSQADLVRRVSLVLSLGAFVGVSVSSASGAVMNAKDSGFGPSNPFYAKSALPFEAPPFDKIKDSDYEPAIEAGMAEELKEIDAIANNSAAPTFENTVVAMEKTGELFQRAMAAFDGVTGANTNPTLEKMQEELAPKLAAHRDAIYLNEKLFRRVAAVYDTRASLKLTPEGLRLVEVRYRDFVHAGANLSDADKEKLKKLNEEESTLSNGFRSKVLAATKDAAYTTTDKAALAGLTAGDLSGAEAAAKERKKEGYVLPMQNTTQQPVLSSLSVRATRQAVFDASWTRTERGDANDTRATIARLAQLRAEKGKLLGHDSYAGWKLEDQMAKTPENALKFMDALVAPSVANAADEAKDIQGVIDAQNKGAQGGGFPVEAWDWEFYSEQVRKAKYDIDEAQVRPYFELNNVLENGVFYAAGQLYGLSFKERKDIPVWNADVRVFEVFDADAKPLALFYCDYYKRDNKNGGAWMSSFVDQSKLMGRLPVVYNVANLPKPAAGEPALISFSDVVTMFHEFGHGLHGMLADSEYPSLSGTSVARDFVEFPSQFNEHWATYPAVFAHYAKHYKTGAAMPEELATKIKRAVDFNQGYMLTELVAAAELDMQWHSLPVGEGLQEPDAFEKAALAKKGFTLGYVPPRYRSSYFSHIWGGGYAAGYYAYLWSEMLDDDAFQWFQDHGGLTRANGDRFRKMVLSRGNTEDLAKMYEAWLGSAPKVEPMLKYRGLEKAAAK, encoded by the coding sequence ATGAGTCAAGCGGATTTGGTGCGGCGTGTGTCTTTGGTGTTGAGTCTCGGAGCGTTTGTGGGGGTGAGTGTGAGTAGTGCGTCGGGTGCGGTGATGAACGCGAAGGATTCCGGGTTTGGTCCGTCAAATCCGTTTTATGCGAAGAGTGCGCTGCCGTTTGAAGCTCCGCCGTTCGACAAGATTAAGGACAGCGACTATGAGCCGGCGATTGAGGCTGGGATGGCGGAGGAGCTGAAGGAGATCGACGCGATTGCGAATAACTCCGCTGCGCCTACGTTCGAGAACACGGTGGTTGCGATGGAGAAGACGGGCGAACTGTTTCAACGGGCGATGGCGGCCTTCGATGGAGTGACGGGAGCGAATACGAATCCTACGCTCGAGAAGATGCAGGAGGAACTGGCTCCGAAGCTGGCAGCGCATCGGGATGCGATCTATCTGAATGAGAAGCTGTTTCGTCGCGTGGCTGCGGTGTATGACACGAGAGCTTCGCTGAAGCTGACCCCGGAGGGTCTGCGGCTGGTGGAGGTGAGGTACAGGGACTTTGTGCATGCGGGCGCGAATCTTTCGGATGCGGACAAAGAGAAGCTGAAGAAGCTCAATGAAGAAGAGTCGACGCTTTCGAATGGGTTTCGAAGCAAGGTGCTGGCTGCGACGAAAGATGCGGCTTACACGACGACGGACAAGGCTGCGCTTGCGGGTTTGACAGCGGGGGATTTGAGCGGCGCGGAGGCGGCGGCGAAGGAGCGGAAGAAGGAGGGATATGTGCTGCCGATGCAGAATACGACACAGCAGCCGGTTCTCTCGTCGTTGAGTGTGAGGGCGACGCGGCAGGCGGTGTTTGACGCGTCGTGGACGCGAACCGAGCGTGGCGATGCGAACGATACGCGGGCGACGATTGCGCGGCTGGCGCAACTGCGCGCGGAGAAGGGCAAGCTGCTGGGGCACGACAGCTATGCGGGCTGGAAGCTGGAAGACCAGATGGCGAAGACGCCCGAGAACGCACTGAAGTTTATGGATGCGCTGGTGGCTCCTTCTGTGGCGAATGCGGCAGACGAGGCAAAGGATATTCAGGGTGTGATCGATGCCCAGAATAAGGGAGCTCAGGGTGGCGGGTTTCCGGTTGAGGCGTGGGATTGGGAGTTTTATTCGGAGCAAGTGAGGAAGGCGAAGTACGACATTGACGAGGCGCAGGTGCGGCCTTACTTCGAGCTGAACAATGTGCTTGAGAATGGCGTGTTCTATGCAGCGGGACAGTTGTATGGGCTGAGCTTCAAGGAGCGCAAGGATATTCCGGTGTGGAACGCGGATGTGCGGGTGTTTGAGGTGTTCGACGCGGATGCGAAGCCGCTGGCGCTATTTTACTGCGACTACTACAAGCGGGATAACAAGAATGGCGGGGCCTGGATGAGCAGCTTTGTGGACCAGTCGAAGCTGATGGGCAGGCTGCCGGTGGTCTATAACGTGGCGAATCTGCCGAAGCCTGCGGCGGGGGAGCCGGCGCTGATCAGCTTCAGCGATGTGGTGACGATGTTCCATGAGTTTGGACATGGGCTGCATGGGATGCTGGCGGATAGCGAGTATCCGAGCTTGTCGGGGACGTCGGTGGCGCGCGACTTTGTGGAGTTTCCGTCGCAGTTCAATGAGCATTGGGCGACGTATCCGGCGGTGTTTGCGCACTATGCGAAGCACTATAAGACGGGCGCGGCGATGCCAGAGGAGTTGGCGACGAAGATCAAGCGGGCCGTGGATTTCAACCAGGGCTATATGCTGACGGAGCTGGTGGCGGCGGCGGAGCTGGATATGCAGTGGCACTCGCTGCCGGTGGGCGAGGGATTGCAGGAGCCGGATGCGTTTGAGAAGGCGGCGCTGGCGAAGAAGGGATTCACGCTGGGCTATGTGCCGCCGCGGTATAGGTCGAGCTATTTTTCGCACATCTGGGGCGGGGGTTATGCGGCGGGGTACTACGCGTATCTGTGGAGCGAGATGCTGGATGATGATGCGTTCCAGTGGTTCCAGGATCATGGCGGGTTGACCCGGGCGAATGGGGACCGGTTCCGGAAGATGGTGCTGTCGCGGGGGAATACCGAGGACCTGGCGAAGATGTATGAGGCTTGGCTGGGGAGTGCGCCGAAGGTGGAGCCGATGCTGAAGTACCGGGGGCTGGAGAAGGCGGCGGCGAAGTAG
- the rbfA gene encoding 30S ribosome-binding factor RbfA: MPEQRARTYHRNRVANTFSEEIGAMLEGELSDPRIAPSYVTEVVLAPGGKSARIFVAVHGNEEEEASTLEGLITARAYIRSQLRDRMGVRHVPELTFAIDRSEKMTGRMDELLARTRKREQKRTSSEPTPGAPAKP, translated from the coding sequence ATGCCCGAGCAGCGCGCTAGAACCTATCATCGCAACCGTGTCGCCAACACCTTCTCAGAGGAGATTGGAGCCATGCTCGAAGGCGAGCTCTCCGATCCCCGCATCGCCCCCAGCTACGTCACCGAGGTCGTCCTCGCTCCCGGCGGCAAATCCGCCCGCATCTTCGTAGCCGTCCACGGCAACGAGGAGGAGGAGGCTTCCACCCTCGAAGGCCTGATTACCGCCCGCGCCTACATCCGCTCCCAGCTTCGCGACCGCATGGGCGTCCGCCACGTCCCCGAGCTTACCTTCGCCATCGATCGCTCCGAGAAGATGACCGGACGCATGGATGAGCTCCTCGCCCGCACCCGCAAGCGGGAGCAGAAGCGCACTTCCTCCGAACCGACCCCAGGGGCCCCCGCCAAACCATGA
- a CDS encoding DUF503 domain-containing protein, giving the protein MPVAKMPVAKLTIELEIHHAQSLKDRRQVLRSMKDKLRHSFNLAIAELDDGMVWNRATLGIVAISSSTSYLTGQLRHIDQAAHRIAINLSAEITDSYAEILPE; this is encoded by the coding sequence ATGCCCGTAGCCAAAATGCCCGTAGCCAAACTCACCATCGAACTCGAAATCCACCACGCCCAGTCCCTCAAAGACCGTCGCCAGGTCCTCCGCTCCATGAAAGATAAACTCCGCCACAGCTTCAACTTAGCCATCGCCGAACTCGACGACGGTATGGTCTGGAACCGCGCCACTCTGGGCATCGTCGCCATCTCCTCCTCCACTAGCTACCTCACCGGCCAGCTCCGCCATATCGACCAGGCCGCCCACCGCATCGCTATCAACCTCAGTGCCGAAATCACCGACTCCTACGCCGAAATCCTGCCCGAATGA
- a CDS encoding YidH family protein gives MPSPPQPVEQDPRVYFAAERTFLAWIRTGLGLMGIGFAVSRFGLFLRQIAAAQSRLPSHTTGLSLWSGVALVALGVIVNLSSVYRHFQLIQELSSGTWRPGRVSRDAVILGLLLAAAGVAMTIYLILVR, from the coding sequence ATGCCCAGTCCGCCCCAGCCCGTCGAACAGGACCCCCGCGTCTACTTCGCCGCCGAGCGAACCTTCCTTGCCTGGATCCGCACCGGCCTCGGCCTCATGGGCATCGGCTTTGCCGTAAGTCGCTTCGGCCTCTTCCTCCGCCAGATCGCCGCCGCCCAGTCCCGACTCCCTTCCCACACCACTGGCCTCTCCCTCTGGTCCGGCGTCGCTCTCGTAGCCCTCGGAGTCATCGTTAATCTCAGCTCCGTCTACCGCCACTTCCAGCTCATTCAAGAGCTAAGCTCGGGCACCTGGCGCCCCGGCCGCGTCTCCCGCGACGCAGTTATTCTCGGCCTCCTCCTCGCCGCAGCAGGAGTAGCCATGACTATCTACCTCATCCTTGTCCGCTGA